In Pseudomonas abieticivorans, the genomic window CCGTGGAACCCCGTGAGCATGAAGAACGTTGCGCCGTAGATGCCCGAGCCCAGGGTCAGGCCCAACTCGTGGTAGGCCTCGACATATTCATGGGCCTGCAAGAACAGAAAGGCCACGCCCAATAAAATGGTGGCCGCCAGCCAGAGTTTCAGTGCCCCGCGATGGCCCTTTTTCAGGGCGTGGTGCGCGATGGTGATGGTCACGCTGGAGCTCACCAACAAAATCGTGTTGATCAGCGGCAGGTGCCACGGATCGATAACGCCTTTGGGCGGTGGAAATAATTTCGGGTCCGGGGTATGCAGCAGCGGCCAGGTGAACTGGAAGTTCGGCCACAGCATATGCGCGATACCCTTGGTGCCTTCCCCGCCCAAGGCTGGACCGGAGATGTGGCGCACGTAAAACAACGTGCCGAAGAAGGCAACGAAGAACATCACCTCGGAAAAGATGAACCAGGACATGCCCCAGCGAAACGAGCGATCCATTTGCGGGCTATAGAGCCCTGCGCGGCTTTCCTTGATGACGGTGCCAAACCAGCCGAACATCATGTAGGCGACGATCAAACCGCCGGCGAAAAAGATCAGCGGGCCGTGGGATTCCGGGTGCCCGGCCTTCATGTCGTTGAACCAGGTACCCAGCCCGAATACCGTGGTCAGTAGCCCTAGGGTCGCGATGATCGGCCACTTGCTTTGCGCCGGGACGTAATAGTGTT contains:
- a CDS encoding cytochrome c oxidase subunit 3, whose product is MATHEHYYVPAQSKWPIIATLGLLTTVFGLGTWFNDMKAGHPESHGPLIFFAGGLIVAYMMFGWFGTVIKESRAGLYSPQMDRSFRWGMSWFIFSEVMFFVAFFGTLFYVRHISGPALGGEGTKGIAHMLWPNFQFTWPLLHTPDPKLFPPPKGVIDPWHLPLINTILLVSSSVTITIAHHALKKGHRGALKLWLAATILLGVAFLFLQAHEYVEAYHELGLTLGSGIYGATFFMLTGFHGAHVTMGTLILTVMLIRIMRGHFDQDHQFGFEAASWYWHFVDVVWVGLFIFVYVL